The sequence TTATGCGGCTTTCCTTATAAAAAATTTATACATGATTTCACCTAGGTATAATGTATTAATTTTTTACGTAGCCCTAAAGAAAAAGAACCCCTATTTGAAGGGGCTCTTGATATTACTTTTATAGAATTCCATATATACAAATGTCTGCTATCATTTATTTTCTATCTTTTCAAAAGTCAATATATCATTAATATCTTGAACATCTAACACAGTTGCTATTAGTTCAAGATGCTTAAAATTAATTACCGTTCTTGCACCTCGAACTATATCACTTATTGTATTTGCACGAATGCCTGTCTGCTCAGATAAATCTTTTTGAGTCATATTTTTTTTGATTAATAATTCATCTATTCTTAATTTTGACTTTACCGTAGGTGCCAATATACCGCACTTCCTTTATATATTAATTAGTGATCTCTCTACTGTCATGTACATAACATCCCAAAGAGTAGCTTCTTTACCTCCGACAGTCGGGTTTCCACCAATAGAAGACATATAATTAATAGCTTTTTTAGCTAACTCATTTTTTAAGGTGTCATATGTTTCAAACGGATCTTTCCTCCATTCATACATTCCGTTTTCGTCTTCTTTTAATATAGATCTAAAAGCTCCCAGTATTGGATATATAAGTCCTACAGGTACCTTATATCTCAAATCATGATCATTAAATCTAGTTTTGGCTACAGGGTTACCATCATTATATCCGGAATATGATAAAGCACCGTATTTACCACCTTCATTATTATAAGCGGATGGGAGAGTCATTTCTATTTCTGTATATAAATCAAATATGTCAGGGGCAATATTATGCATTTTTTCGAATACAGCATTAGATTGTAGATAAGCTGTTAGAACTGAAGCTTTTGAAGAATATGCAACAGTTGGGTGTTTAATATTACTATATTTATCCTTATTAAACATTGTTAGAACTGCTACAATTTCTCTTGCGTCTATAATTCGATAAACAGGAAATTCATCTCTCTTTTCGAATTGTTTAAATGCAACTCTCTCATACATCGGTAAGCCACCTATAGAGTCTTTAATAGGATCGAATTGATCTCGTAGTTCAGCCAAGGATTGCTCACTGACTTCAACAGATGTATTGCGTGCTTCTGCTAGTAAGTCCATTTGGTCCTCTACGCCTTCCATTATTTCAACTTGAACATATTCATCTATAGTTTTATTTTTACTGAGTTCGTCTAAAATAATTTTGTATGTGTGACCTCCATCTATGTTCCCATGGACATTCAAATCTTTAAAGACTAAGGTCATTTTATCAGTTTTGTTGTTAAAGTGAATACTGTCAACCGATAATAATATTCCACGATTTCTTTTATGGAATTGTTGTTCACCAGATGTCAGTGAATTCTTAATCGCTTTGGCAACGTCTGTGTTTAAATTTTGTTCTCTTGGATTTGTCATCATAGGTAAATCTGCTGGTATATCCTTTACGTGAACGTAAGTAAAGTATTTATTATACTTAGTCACGAAGGGATCTTCTAACTTCCTAAACCCACACACCGGTATTTCAACAATGTTTGTATTTTTGTTACTCATTTCATATTCCTCCTATTTTATAGGTCTAATTATCAAAAGTTGATAATAGATCGATTGCTAATGATTGTAAAATAACCATTGCACATACATTATATCGATATATCGATATAATGTCAATTTTTTTATTTTTATTATCATTCTTTACCATATAAAGGGCTCTATCATAACATTTTTGCTTTCAAGAAAAAATAGCCACCGTTTAACAAAAATATGAATAATAAATTGCTATAAGGATTGTAACCACCTTGCTAACGAAAGAAAAGCAGTCTTTATTTGAGAAAATAAGACTCGGTTATTTCTAAGATATTTAGGTACTATCTAATTTTCAAAGTATTTAATTTTACTCCGAATTATAATGTTAACAAAGAACACTTTCTGTTTAGGCTGAGACAATATACTTCTAAAAAACCCCTTAACTACTGAATTATGGAATCAGTAAGGTAAGTGGTTTTTCTGGACATTTAGTACAGATAATAAATATTCAATCTCTAAATGCTCTTTTTGCTACTTTATTCAATAATTTTTCCTTGTCAGTCTGAAATTCCAATTCATGAATGCGCACATGACAATTTGGACAAACCGCGATACTTGTCAAATTTTTATCACTAAAATTTTAAAAATAGTGATAAGAAACGCTCTTGATTTATTTTTATGAAGCATGACATTGCATTCGAAGTTTGTACCCACTTTCAAGAAAAAAAAAAGAACAGAGGGACATTAGTCCTTCTGTTCTAGAGATATATACTTTTTTACTTACGAACCCACATTTTATAAATCGCGTAATGGGTTTGCGACAGTTCTTGACGAGCCCACATTTTAATGAGTCGCATGATGGGTTTGCGACAGCTCTTACCTTGTATATAATACCATACATAACGCTATTTATAGGTACTTTTCAATACATTATTTGAAATGCAATTTATGCTTTTTACTTTCTAATGATAAAAAGCCGTCATATTTAAAAAATTTGCCGTCTTTATCTCTTTTTAAGGTTGCTTTAAAGGTCTTGACTTATTACTCGTTTGCGTAAGTTGTGTAATGAGAAATGCAACAGATTATTTTTCATCTTTATCGGCTAGTAGCACTTCATAGTTAACGTTTAATATATGTTTAATACCGTCTAATTGGCTCAATTTAATATGCTGTCTGCCAGCTTCTATTTTAACTAAAGTTTCTCTTGTCATATTTACATTTTTTAATTGAAGCTGTTTTACTAATTCAGTTTGACCGATCCCTTTTTGTTTACGCAATCGTCTAATATTAGAGCCTATGATATTTTCGTTATCGATTATTTTTTCTTCCATCAAATGTAGCACACCTTTAGAACTGAAATAAGTCCTTTTAATGTTAAGTTTAGATTTTGCTCATGTTATAATGGGACTAGTTCTGGTTCTTTTTGAGATAAGCCTTAAAAAAGGCTCAACTTATAATAGATCTATCTTATAAATCATTTCAAAAAAAGTATTTAGATAGATATTGGAGGATATAAAATGAGCAAGATATATGCAGTAAGTTCAGAAGAAGGTTTAGCGGTTGTTGTGAATGCTGATAGTAAAGAAGAGGCTCGGGAAATATTTATTAGGAATCAAGTTGATAATGAGTTTGTACAAGAATATGTTTCTAGTTTTGTAATGATTGATAGTTTTTTTGAGCGATTTTATCGAGATGAAATAGGTCCTTTGTATAATAGCGAATCAGGATTGTTTGAAGAGGTTGATAGAATTCGAGAAATGACTTCTGAAGAAAAAGAAGCATATATGCTTTCATGTATAGAAAAAAATGTTAAAGAATATTGGGAAGATAAGCCCGAATTTGCAAAAGAATACCTAGAACAATTCCATGAGGGGAATAGAACTGAAACTTATTGCGCAACGAATTTTTCTGAAGCGTTTTGGCTAGCTGCGTCAAAAGAAGTTATAGATGAAGGGCGCTGCTATGGAGATATTGAGATTGTCGAAATAGATTTTGAAAATACCAACTATCATCTTATTAATGATTGACCGATAAGTTGATAATGATTTTTGTATAAGAGAATTGTTCTACAAAAATAGAGTGAATCAAGTTAAATGAATAGTAATTTGATTATCTAATATTTTAACGGAATAAAGAAGAGTGAGCATATTACGCTCACTCTTC comes from Marinilactibacillus sp. Marseille-P9653 and encodes:
- a CDS encoding helix-turn-helix transcriptional regulator, which produces MAPTVKSKLRIDELLIKKNMTQKDLSEQTGIRANTISDIVRGARTVINFKHLELIATVLDVQDINDILTFEKIENK
- a CDS encoding AIPR family protein encodes the protein MSNKNTNIVEIPVCGFRKLEDPFVTKYNKYFTYVHVKDIPADLPMMTNPREQNLNTDVAKAIKNSLTSGEQQFHKRNRGILLSVDSIHFNNKTDKMTLVFKDLNVHGNIDGGHTYKIILDELSKNKTIDEYVQVEIMEGVEDQMDLLAEARNTSVEVSEQSLAELRDQFDPIKDSIGGLPMYERVAFKQFEKRDEFPVYRIIDAREIVAVLTMFNKDKYSNIKHPTVAYSSKASVLTAYLQSNAVFEKMHNIAPDIFDLYTEIEMTLPSAYNNEGGKYGALSYSGYNDGNPVAKTRFNDHDLRYKVPVGLIYPILGAFRSILKEDENGMYEWRKDPFETYDTLKNELAKKAINYMSSIGGNPTVGGKEATLWDVMYMTVERSLINI
- a CDS encoding helix-turn-helix domain-containing protein, translated to MLHLMEEKIIDNENIIGSNIRRLRKQKGIGQTELVKQLQLKNVNMTRETLVKIEAGRQHIKLSQLDGIKHILNVNYEVLLADKDEK